Genomic DNA from Cloeon dipterum chromosome 3, ieCloDipt1.1, whole genome shotgun sequence:
CGTAGTGTGTATAGAAAAACGTATTGTGTTAATCATCGAGTGACCATCACCCATGAGGAAAACGCTACGCATTATTAGTGTTTGTTTCGCAAGCGTGATACGGCAAAATGATGTGTGCAAAAACAACATTCgcgagttttaaaatgaaatttttactctatgAAATGCATGAAactatttgtaatttttcgcTACTTTTTTCTCGTTGAAACACTAAtccagatttttcatttttttctaacagtCCAAAGCATAATcggaaaatttttacaaaacaaaatctcGAAGTTAtggtttttctttcaattttgtcctttcatgacaaataaaaacattagctaataattttctcatcaaTCTTTTGGCTGCAAACAGGATTGGAAATTCCTTTGGTTAGTCGCACCACTAAAACTCTGGATAAAAAAACCTAAACTCATCGCGTCATCGCTGGCCAACAAGGAGCAATTTCGAGAACctccaatataaaataattagcaaaaagCGCGGACGGATGCAAAGCGCGGAGAGCTGGAGAGTGGAGGAGGCAACAAGCGAGGAGAATTGAGCGAGGTGGGTGCCCCGTGCGTCTCGAAGGCAGCCAGTTTGAAGGTCTTTTCGGAGCGACCCAAGAGCTCTTAAAGCATCGCAGATCGCAGTTGGGAGGCGACCGTGCTGCACACGACGATCACGACAACAAACAACAACCACAGGTAAGTTCAGCAAAgatcttaaatcaattttactatTGTCAGTCAGAAAAGGGAAGAGGATTTCTTTAGATTAATAACAGAGAATATCAATTAAAGGGTTTTTATAtacaataaaatcagattttcatAACCCACGGCAAAATGGTCGAATTTCAGGTCTGAGGAACATatctaaaacaatttaaaaacttggttcatttctaattttgagAACCTGACGCTTAGAAATTCGATTTTCGTagcattgtatttaatttattttcttaatgttTCTCCAGTTGACTCGGGTttgaatcattaaaaaaagagcaaaaaataaaaaataaatgctaatGCGAGCAGACATAACTGTACAGAGTGCCTTTACTTTTGCCGATCGCGTTCATGACCTTGCCGAACCTGCTTTCTCTAATTCAAAACTTGGGTTTTCGCATACCATCGCGTTGACTTAATTGTGATTAGCGTAGCGCACCATCGGCTTGCAGGCGCGGTTTTCCCTCTTAAGCAAGGTCACACGCGCACGCATTCGTGCCGTCTCTTCTCACGTcaggaatttaattgaaagtaATCTCTGTCTTCATataattgttgcaaaattaagGCAAAAACTGACCGTTTTGATAATTAATGTATTGtttctattcaaatttaatctaaaacaCCATAGCTAATGAGAAAATTCGCTTCgtgtaattattgttttgttgcCAATGAGATTAAAATCAGACACTACAAAGCGAGTAGTTAAAACTtggtttaattatatttcagctaatttaataaaacacacCTGCATTTGAGTTCAATGACTTTTCTCAAGTACGCATTGTATATTGAGGAAATGTCACGGCATTGTTTTGTAACCAATTAAACGTTTATTTCTGGTTTTTCTCTCGCAACGGAATCCTGAGGATATTATTTacagttgaaatatttccatttgttttaaatagcCAATTAAGAATATTGTGAACTCGTTTCAGTAACGTAAAATGCAAGTAAACAGTTCACAAACCTGTAACCTTTAtcttttggaattattttttacggtttaaaaattgtatagcCTTTACAGATCTTAAAGCTcgtcaaaaaattatcatagtTTTCGATCTTAGAATTTAGctcacaaaattattaaaataaatgcgatGAAATTTGCTTTCTGAAATAGTTGATGTGTGTACTTGCCagaattgaaatgttttttgtctgaataaaaatttggttcaGGATGCGAGGTCGACTGTGCGTTTTGCTGGTGTTTCTGGCGGTGGAAGTGGTGCTTTGCCAGCAAAAACCACCAGTCGACGGAAAGAAACTGGACGACCTGATCAAGCAAGTGTTCACGCCGGCGCCGACTGACGCGAGGAACAATGACCAGTTCAGAGCCACCACGGTGGTAGGCCAGCAGCCTCTGTCCTGCACCTGCGTGCCCTACTACCTCTGCCAAAATGGCACCATCAAGACTGACGGCGAAGGAGTCATTGACATCAGGTATGGATATCATGaaactttgtttatttatatttcgatGGGAAAAATGAAGACAGTGAACCACAGAGTTCCGACTTCCTCCCTCGGTCTTCTCTTAGCCACATCCgacacaatttgatttttatttatgtcaGGGAATCTGGTTGGTGGTTTCAGTGgctttgttgcaatttttgaaaaccacAACATCTGATGTTAAGGCTAAAAAAAAGCTTGAATTTGTCTGCATTTTCTTAGCTTCGGGGATAATTTTATGTTGGAGATTTGTGGTACTTATATTTCAAACAGTCAATCAAAAGCAAATCCCAGTCAGCTGAAACCAgttatttgttttcagcaaattAGTTGCCAATACCAATTATTAGGACACTATGAGCGAAGAAACaatttaacagtttttttaatgttataaacTGTCTTGAATGACATGAATATATTGctgtttattgaaattatgtCTTGCCTAAAAATCCCCTCAAAGGACGTGCACCCtaaatttaaccaattttcagGATAAAGGAGCCGACCTGCGAGAGCTACCTGGACGTGTGCTGTCAGGCGGAGCCACTCGATACGCCGATTCCACCACCACCGCAGCCGGCGCGCGTGGGCTGCGGCCGACGCAACCCTGACGGCGTCGGCTTCCGCATCACCGGAGACCTGGACGGCGAGAGCCAGTTCGGCGAGTTCCCTTGGATGGTGGCCGTGCTAAAGGACGAGTTTGTCAAGCAGAACGAGCCACCTGTCAAACTGTACCAGTGCGGGGGCGCCCTCATCCACCCCCAGGTCGTCATGACCGCCGCACATTGCGTTGCTGGGTAAGCCATGCGTACTAGAAACCCAAAAATCGGATTGGAAAACTGATTTAATgagtaaaagtaaaaaactataatgtaatgtttgttttacaataattttttgttcaaatttcaatttaaatttatatttttgtcccGTTATAGTGGTTcgatttaagtatttttttctttaaaatctcCCCTGCCCCTAATTTAGAAATTACTTGCtcgcaaaaaattaaacctattCTGCATTTATTAACCGTTTTGTAATGATTCCACAGAAAGGATGTTGCAAGCCTGAAAATCAGGGCTGGTGAGTGGGACACGCAGACGAAGAACGAGTTGTTCCCGCACCAGGACCGCAACGTGATCGATTTGCTGATCCACCCTGAATACTACGCGGGTGCCCTCTACAACGACGTCGCCCTGCTCAAGCTGGACGCGCCTGTCGACCAGGCGGACAACGTGGACGTCGTCTGTCTGCCTGAACAAGGACAGATCTTCGACCTCAAACGCTGCTTTGCCAGCGGATGGGGAAAGAACGTCTTTGGTAGGCGGTCAATGTTtcgatattttaaatccaagATAATTATGGGcggaagtaaaaataatttgtttcgtTATTTCTATAATTGCGTGTATCGTTTGATAATGCTGAGTAACATTTTTTGCCTTATTCCACAAATTTCATAAACAGGATTTGTGTCCCTATTCAATTTTATCCCTTTTTCACATCAAGTGTCAATTTGAGTTAGTTAATAAATTAGCCTCGATTTTATGTATTCAGGAAAAGAAGGACAGTACCAGGTGATCCTGAAGAAGGTGGAGCTGCCGGTGGTGCCGAGGCAGCAGTGTCTGCAAGCCCTGCGCCAGACGAGGCTTGGACAACACTTTCGGCTGCATAATAGCTTCTTGTGCGCCGGCGGAGAGCCAGGAAAAGACACTTGCAAGGTTAGAAAAGCACGTAAACCGTCGAACGTGTGTCGATAAAATCGATCCACAAGTACAGATGATTGACACAAATTTGCGGGCTCGTTTCGAAAAACGCAGAGAAAAATCTTGGACGGCGACCAACTTTCGGTGACAGGCATTATTTTCAGCACACCTGCCACTATTCACTGCATGAGATTGCAAAAAGGTCAAAGTGTATATTGATTGGCGTTTACCGATCGAGCAGAACACTCAAATGCATGTATTGACAATGAGTTCCAAcctgttcaaatattttatcattaattgaGTCTCAACTTTCATCTAACTTTGCCTTCGGCATTTAGTTCCATTAGGAAGTGtatgtttcataaaaataaaaataaaacatgacaAATTTAACAGTTTGATGTTGTGGATAATatagagaagaaaaatttcaatcaatatttGGAACTTTCCGAGTATGTTTCTTTATCTCGAtctttcaaagtaaaaaatatattcaaattaaatgtgaaTCAGAATTGAGTTACAATTAAATGAGTTTATCCAGACtgaacaatattttccaagagtaaaatattgacagtttttaattaattcattgttcctgtttttaaaatttgtttccacgTTATTAGGCGATTGAATCGTTTTAAGCCTATTTCAGGATGTCgtcatttgaaattatttgcgaACTACGTAGTTCAGACTGCAACGAACAACAGATTCTCAAAGAAAATACAAGAGGATGtcaaaaatactttaattaaaaatatgtagttTATCATGCACAAGTGAcgtgaaatttggaaaacaagttcatttttttaataacaagtAAAACTGGTAACATGCGCTTGTTTCAAAGTCTCTTCAAAATCCAAAAGGGCCCAATTATTTACTGGAAAAGATAATTTCATCTCATCATTTTTGgcaatcataatttaaatctataaaatattcagaaatttaaaattgaattatcaaCGGCCATATAAATGTCAtgttctatttaaaatttcagggcGATGGTGGCAGTCCTCTAGTGTGTCCGTTGCCAAACCGTCCCGGACACTACGCGCAAGCCGGAATTGTTGCCTGGGGTATTGGGTGCGGCGAGAACGGAACCCCCGGCGTGTACGCGAATGTGGCCGTCTTCCGGCAATGGATCGACCAGCAGATGCGAAACATGAACCTCGACCCGGGCGTTTACCACTTCTAATGAGACAAAAACTGCATTCATACGCGCGCGTGATATCATTATCATTTATATTGTGTAACCTTAATAAAACTGGATTTTTATTACGCTCATCGGCTTTTCATATGTTGGGCgctcaaacaaaacaaaaaacgaaaAGTGATTTTTCGCGATGGCCATGCAAGCGCTACATTAGGCGCGTGCACCGTGCATTATTTGCCGTGAAATAGAGAGGGGCATGCGATCTGGTACTTACGTCAAAGGGCACTTGTCTGGCGAGCGCGTAGACCAGGGTGACGGTGAGCAGGCCGCTCAGGGCCAGCAGCAACACCCCCAGGGCCAGCGCCCACAGCTTGTTCCATCGGCATCCTTGAAGCTTCTTTAAAGCACTCCTTCCTGAGAACATTGAACATAAAATGATTATGCAATTATGTCAACGGATTTTATAAATGTTAGTTTGTTACCCatcttttttaacaaaaataatagcCACAAAATGATAACGTAAAATTAaacgtattttaattaaaattatgctgtAGAACTGACTTATTTATGCTAGACAACCTCTCGttttacttattgttagttgtaaaatttagataCTTTTTAAAGCTGATGCTCGCAAATATCTctagaaaaagttaaaaatcagttgaaaCTTTTACTTCTTCGTGTGTAAACATGATAGTTATCCCATTTTCCCTCCTGTTTGGACCAGTTCAGGAGTGGCTGAGTGTCGATGTTGTCGTGGTTCAGCATGATCGGGCCGAGACTCTCGAGCCGAGTGTGTACCAAAAAAAGGTACACAGTTTTGAGAGAAAAGATAAGAACAAATCTAAAAACGCATCCGATTTAGAGACTAATCAGCATCTTTTGATTGCgataaaaatgctgaaattcaCGGAGGGCAAAGTTTGACCGATATTGTTGcacgattttttaaagcagcaaaaataaaaaaatccccgcgtggtttttaaaaatttactaaatgCATCTCTCAGGAAAAGTATGCAACTATGATCTCACTCCAAAAGGTCCTGTGCTTGGGTTCGGAGGTTGTTGCGAGGGTGGCGGTTGAACTGCCCAAGTCAGAAGTGGTGGTGTGCGCCATGCCACCCCGGAGTCAACTGACACACCGCTCTCGCTGGCAGATTGATAGTCGCCGTCAAAGTGCGTTCACCGGTTCATCGACCAACGTGTACGGCCGCTAGACACATTAAAAATAGGCACAATACACGCtgtttttgtcaatttaaaaatcaattccgGTCACTTTTTACGGCCCAAACGAGCAACCAGCCTTGCAGAGAGTGCTGCGAGAGTTTTAATCTTTCCTCTTAAATGcacgcaataattatttcctgaCAATATAGGGTTGCCGCGTGCTTTAAATGAAGCGGTTTGCTAGAGGTggatattgttttattttaattgtatattgATAATTGAATTATGTCAATTAACGCATGCAGGAATTCgatgaaaaaatcaacaggAGGCTAGATTTAGTTGCTGCTTGGAATTGATTTAGACCAAGTCGAATATTGGCAACACTATCTCATGCATTCGGACTGTTTATCTGTTTTCTGATCGCATTATACACTGGCGTGTCTGTGGgaattttcacacaattaCTGCCGTTGTTATGTTTACATTTGAGCTACAAAAGCAAAGCATTGTGTATCCACTCTTAAGTTCatcacttaaaatgttttactgaagactataatttgaaaaagagcatataaatatgtaaaaacaaacttgacATGCCCTCGTAAAATTTCCTGTCGTGAAAAGGCactttttggatttttggTAAGTTCAAATAAACAAGCATGTTTTTGTTTACCCTCcacttttaaaatcttaaaattcattttgctatACAGCCATACCCATTCTTGACTAATTCTAATTTGAGACATTGAAtagattttcttatttttcattaaagttTCAGAAGGGAAggtatcaaataaatttaatatatatggcCTGTCTAATTTCTCTAttatcttaataaaaatttgaaattagtaATGGAGCAAAAATATGACGGTATTGAACGTACGTTTTTCAAATAGTTGGAAATTCATCTTCAATTTTAACATGCACGACAGAGCCAACTCGCttagaatataatttaaattagctgcTGCGCTGTAACcaccaataaaatttggaCTAATTCCAAGcttattgcttgtttattctcaccaagaaaaaaaatgtacatacatgttaaaaacagtttgtcaaAAATTCATCACTCATAAGCAAGACTAAACTGATTGAGAGCTGACATATCGCTCATCATGCTGACCAAAAGGAATTCTAATTATGATCATAGTTGAATTTATTCCCAGGGTTGAGGATAGCTTATTTAAGCAGATGTTACactatttttgcaataaaaaaagatgtgatttttatgaaattctcGAAATTCTTAAACTTGAGGTTTACATATATGCACTTTTGCAAGTTATTATAACAAAATTAGAAAGTCAGTCCAAATTCAATGACACTGCTGggtatgaaaaatgaaaaggtgcggaccttaattttattattaaagagaCCGTAATAAGAACGCTAATTAACAGCGCTATATGAGCTTCGATTCTCGCTTATACATGTAGTTAGTTCCCCTCGCGCCATCACCAGTGAACTGAAGTGCCGCCCTATCGGCAGTTATGAGAAACACTTGCAAACTCCCATCAGCGGCGGTATTTTTGGAAACCAAAACAATGTGAAATTGAGCTGTTCGCCAGGGTAATgtgggaaaatttttcaaaaaacgcATATAAAGCGCATTCTGAGTTTTGAAATAGACATCAAACACAAATTAGGTGAGATTTAATCCTGTTAGCAACGCTGTCATAGATTTTCTAAACGGATTTGAGTTACATAATAGGTCTTAAAGACTTGAtttgatttgtgaaaaaatatcttaattatgagatatttatttgacattttctcCCACATAGAATCTCGATGGATTCGGACAATGAGGAAATCCCTGAGTTGGTGGAGGCGGATTTGAAGCCAGTTCCAGTCACAATTGTTACAGGGTTCCTGGGCTCAGGGAAAACGACCCTGCTAAACTACATCTTGACCGAACAGCACTCAAAGAAAATTGCCGTCATTCTTAATGAGTTTGGAGAAGGTTGATTCAAtagaagcaaaaataaattcaaaatttgattcaaatttgaacGCAGGGAGTGCCGTGGAGAAGAGCTTG
This window encodes:
- the LOC135938830 gene encoding phenoloxidase-activating factor 2, with protein sequence MRGRLCVLLVFLAVEVVLCQQKPPVDGKKLDDLIKQVFTPAPTDARNNDQFRATTVVGQQPLSCTCVPYYLCQNGTIKTDGEGVIDIRIKEPTCESYLDVCCQAEPLDTPIPPPPQPARVGCGRRNPDGVGFRITGDLDGESQFGEFPWMVAVLKDEFVKQNEPPVKLYQCGGALIHPQVVMTAAHCVAGKDVASLKIRAGEWDTQTKNELFPHQDRNVIDLLIHPEYYAGALYNDVALLKLDAPVDQADNVDVVCLPEQGQIFDLKRCFASGWGKNVFGKEGQYQVILKKVELPVVPRQQCLQALRQTRLGQHFRLHNSFLCAGGEPGKDTCKGDGGSPLVCPLPNRPGHYAQAGIVAWGIGCGENGTPGVYANVAVFRQWIDQQMRNMNLDPGVYHF